Proteins encoded within one genomic window of Desulfuromonadales bacterium:
- a CDS encoding DUF294 nucleotidyltransferase-like domain-containing protein translates to MPYNAINEEGFFFITIETLCQRPPITCAPDMDVVAMARLMQEHDISGLVVVEGDAPVGTLSIRDLRKLIAESGGALGGHKVRDIMRPGIVTIRLRDHVYEAIFRMAQHDVHRLGVVDDEGRLAGVITDTDLLRIQTHTPLYLNQEIAAAQSIGELKALNVRMLEMVRFATRAGAGTKSLVELISHLNDAFTLRIIALLESTEGIRLPEGAAYLVLGSEGRGEQTLRTDQDSAMVYADDFPPEKLGELERFATRLAEALDEVGVPRCPGNTMASNPQWRHSLSEWKELLSQWIHVPKGEHMVNFGMFQDFRALYGDQTLERQLHEHLLATVRRHALFFPYAARNIVRFPPPLGMFGRIRVERSGEHRGKVELKKAGIFAITEGVSLLALEAGIVGGSTWDKIERLRELSVLSAGALENIDESFTYLVQLRLQRQLRALSEGNKPANTVDPLVMTDKDRDRLREALKGVGTFLRMIRDHYKLDFISR, encoded by the coding sequence ATGCCTTACAATGCCATCAATGAAGAGGGATTCTTCTTCATCACCATCGAAACGCTCTGCCAACGGCCGCCGATCACCTGCGCCCCGGACATGGACGTGGTCGCCATGGCCAGGCTCATGCAGGAACACGATATCTCGGGGCTGGTAGTCGTCGAGGGGGATGCGCCGGTCGGTACTCTGTCCATCCGTGACCTGCGCAAACTCATCGCCGAGTCCGGCGGAGCGCTTGGCGGTCATAAGGTCCGGGACATCATGCGCCCCGGCATCGTCACCATCCGCCTCCGGGATCATGTCTACGAGGCCATCTTCCGGATGGCCCAGCACGACGTCCACCGGCTCGGGGTCGTCGACGACGAGGGGAGGCTGGCCGGCGTCATCACCGACACCGACCTTCTGCGAATTCAGACGCACACCCCCCTCTATCTCAACCAGGAAATAGCCGCCGCCCAGTCCATCGGGGAGTTGAAGGCGCTGAACGTGCGGATGCTCGAAATGGTGCGGTTTGCCACCCGCGCCGGCGCCGGCACCAAAAGCCTGGTCGAACTCATCTCGCATCTTAACGACGCCTTCACCTTGCGCATCATCGCTCTGCTGGAAAGCACCGAAGGGATTCGTCTGCCCGAAGGCGCCGCCTATCTGGTGCTGGGCAGCGAAGGGCGCGGTGAACAGACCCTGCGCACCGACCAGGACAGCGCCATGGTCTACGCCGACGATTTCCCGCCGGAGAAGCTCGGCGAACTGGAACGCTTCGCCACCCGGCTCGCCGAGGCCCTGGATGAGGTGGGGGTGCCCCGCTGCCCGGGCAACACCATGGCGAGCAACCCCCAGTGGCGCCATAGCCTGTCTGAATGGAAAGAACTCCTCAGCCAGTGGATTCACGTGCCCAAGGGGGAGCACATGGTCAACTTCGGCATGTTCCAGGATTTCCGGGCTCTTTACGGCGATCAAACGCTCGAGCGACAGCTGCACGAACACCTCCTGGCCACGGTCAGGCGTCATGCCCTGTTTTTCCCCTATGCGGCGCGAAACATCGTGCGCTTTCCGCCGCCCCTCGGGATGTTCGGTCGCATCCGGGTCGAGCGGAGCGGCGAACACCGGGGCAAGGTCGAGCTGAAAAAGGCGGGTATCTTCGCCATCACCGAAGGCGTGAGCCTCCTGGCCCTCGAAGCCGGCATCGTCGGCGGCAGCACCTGGGACAAAATCGAACGGCTTCGGGAGCTGAGCGTCCTTTCGGCCGGAGCCCTGGAAAACATCGACGAATCCTTTACCTATCTCGTGCAGCTCCGGCTGCAGCGGCAACTCCGGGCCCTTTCGGAAGGCAACAAGCCCGCCAATACGGTCGATCCCCTGGTGATGACCGACAAGGATCGGGATCGGTTGCGGGAAGCCCTCAAGGGGGTCGGTACCTTCCTGCGGATGATCCGCGACCACTACAAGCTCGATTTCATTTCCCGCTGA
- a CDS encoding DUF4212 domain-containing protein, with translation MDAAKQQAYWKENLVIIVVHLAIWFFVSFFCGIMVVDQLDAIKVAGFPLGFWFANQGSMITFVVLIWTYVAMMNRLDIKYDVHEG, from the coding sequence ATGGATGCAGCAAAGCAACAGGCGTATTGGAAGGAAAACCTGGTCATCATCGTCGTCCATCTGGCGATCTGGTTTTTCGTATCATTCTTCTGCGGGATCATGGTCGTCGATCAGCTCGACGCCATAAAAGTCGCCGGCTTTCCCCTCGGCTTCTGGTTCGCCAATCAAGGATCCATGATCACTTTTGTTGTTCTGATTTGGACCTATGTCGCCATGATGAACAGGCTCGACATCAAGTATGACGTGCACGAAGGGTAA
- a CDS encoding cation acetate symporter codes for MSILTWTWILTGLSFSLYIYIAIAARAKSTGDFYAAEQSVPAFMNGMATGADWMSAASFISMAGLISFMG; via the coding sequence ATGAGTATTCTGACCTGGACATGGATTCTTACGGGGTTGAGCTTTTCCCTGTACATCTACATCGCCATCGCAGCGCGCGCCAAATCGACCGGCGACTTCTACGCTGCCGAGCAGTCGGTTCCGGCGTTCATGAACGGGATGGCGACCGGCGCCGACTGGATGTCGGCCGCCTCCTTCATCTCGATGGCCGGCCTGATCTCCTTCATGGG